The Arvicanthis niloticus isolate mArvNil1 chromosome 8, mArvNil1.pat.X, whole genome shotgun sequence genome segment ACCACAGGAAATTTTGTGAATATCAGAACGGTAAAGCTTTGAGTTCTTCCAATCTCCttaacatatttgaaaaaaactTCCTTAGAAAAAGGATGCATAAATCTGAATCATGTGATAAACGCTCTTACCATCACAAGTATCTTTGAAGATGAAAAACTACCCATAATGAAAGGAAACCCCATGAATTTaaacaaagtgataaaaccttaagtgTTGGTTCCTTCTACATTTAGACAAATTGtaaaattattgtatattgatgGAAAGAGTCGTCAGTGTAGTGaatggtaaagctttcacatgtgctaATTATTTTCACAGGCACGCAGGAAGTCATACTGGAAAGAAAGCCTCTGAACATCCTCAGTGTAAAGCCTTGGCATGTCACTGTCATGCTCAGAGGCATGAAAGCGTTCATATTGAAAAGATACCCTGTGAAGTTATTCAATATGTTGAAGCCTTTgcacatcacagtagtctccaaatacaTAGAAGAACACAAACTCTCCAGAATCCCTATTTATCTGATCAATTTGGTGAAGCCTGTAAATTTGCAAATCACAGTCATCTTAAAAGCCATGAAAGAATTAATAATAGAGAAAAACCCtttgaatgtaatcaatgtggtaaagcctttgcaaatcacagtcatcttcaaaggcataaagttattcatactggagagaaaccatatgaatgtatcCGATGTGGGCAATCCTTTCCATATCACAGGAGTCttcaaatgcatgaaagaattcatactggagagaaaccctacaagtgtaatcaatgtgataaagcctttacAAATCACACGGGTCTcctaagacataaaagaacacatagtggggagaaaccctatgaatgtaatcaatgtggtaaaaccttttcacaacactaTAATCTCCTAatgcataaaaggacacatacaggagagaaaccatatgaatgtaaccagtgtggtaaagccttttcatatcacaggaGTCttcaaatgcatgaaagaattcatactggagagaaaccctacaaatgtaatcaatgtgataaagccttctCACGACACAGTAGTCTCCAACTGCATATACGaactcatactggagagaaaccttacaaatgtagtcaatgtgataaagccttttcacagCACAGTCATCTTGGaatgcataaaagaacacatacaggagagaaaccctatgaatgtagtcaatgtggtaaaacctttgcaTGCCATAGTCGTCTTCAAAGGCATAAAAAAATTCATAATGTAAAAAAAGCCTATGGATATACTTAATGTGGAGCAGTCTCTATGAATCCCCACCGTtttcattttcaagaaaatatGCATATTGGCAAGAAACCCTCTGAAAATAAaaagtgtggtaaagcctttgccaAACACAGATATCTTGTAATGCAGAAAGGGGCACATACTGGAGAGACACTTTATGAATATATTCAGTGTGGTAAACTTTTGAATATCACAgtcattttaaatacataaaactgCACATAGtagagagaaaccctacaaatgttaTAAATATAAGGGCTTTTCACATATATCTCAGAACACATGCAAGAACACACAGGTGAGAGAAATCCTGTGAGTGTATTCAACAGAGTTAAGACTTTGCATGTCATAGTAATCTTTGAGTACATAAAAGAACATATACTAAAGAGAAACCCTTTCAATATGGTCAATATGGTAAAGCCACTGCATGTCACAGTAATCTTCTAATAGATAAATAACACATTTCTGACATGAAACTATGAATATAAGCACTGTAGTATAGCCTATGCATATACTGGTAGTTTTTAATGTCATGAGAAAGCCATACTGCAGATAATCACTACACATGTAGTTAGTGTGGTAAATGTTTGCACGTTCTGGTATCTTTATACAAGAGTAAAACATTTAGCATGTTTACAGTCGTCTAAAGCATTTGCATAACACAGCAGTCTTTAGCCGACCTACTCTCATTAAATTACACTAGATTATTTATTCTTCAGAAAGTCAACAAGTATCAACAATCTGATCAAATATAATTATGTCTCTATTTATTTTCTACCTGCAAACTCCTATGGACAAAAACCCTAAGAATTTTAACTATAAGGTACTGGTAACTGGTTTAGATTTCACAATTTTCTTctgttacatgaaaaaaaaaaaaaaaaaaaaacctccaaggctgatcattctgcaatatacaattctcaaaacaaattttagtatcaagatagttttttttaaagagggctgacattttattaagaatgttggctctaaccgcttttctattttttcccctcttttcttggatataatatttacatttcaaattttatccccttaccgcattcccccaccacccaggaaccccttatcccatcccccctcctcctgcttctatgagggtgtttacccacctaccccccactccccctccccaccctcagatcccctccccccactcagtgctcagccttcaaggtaccataacctattagtagaaatctgtacaattattatcaagatgaagatataaattcttaaatggcaccaattcactttgattacaaattttaaggttttcattggtatgagcttcttattgatataaaagttagatgaatattgttactctcatgggcattgtaccagtataacacatttaggaatacaaggcttagacccagtccttctttaacttttttaactgatttgagatggacagcctgtgagttaagggactatagcaaattcatggcttggagtttattgttagggtgtttcctatgttttatttagcgatagctgagtggagttaacagacaacagtccagattaccttacatggatagttggtttttaaacatcagagatccacagaattgacatgacaaacatttctgtattactgttcattttgattagagacctgtctgctcctgacagagatccacagaattgacgtgacaaacatttctgtattattgttcattttgattagagacctgtctgctcctgacagcttcctacattgaattctaagaagaaattgagcatctttggagttactccagttgtggtgagacagccactagacaagaattgcctctttccctctacagacaaattactgtccagaaaaggacacacttgcagaatagtcacctgattatatctgcctagacagagtaatcagcccttaataattctgcagcactaaggtctgtcagatgatcctgggccagaaggcggaagaacagatgctccaacgttttgaagtagagggactgtccaggtgttcagaggtctctataaattggctaggttttagaagctatgctttgtgtttcccacaattatagttaactcagtcattctggatttctgacggggttgaaaacttatagcctcatagccaatcctggctatttacctggacagaaaagatttgagtggatggtcgtcagctgacattcatcctaaagccaggttcagaactaaatgttttagttaggatagatgacagaggtgctggttagtcaacaaaatgatggacggggtattaggactatcttgtacctcactggtacaaatcggcataattatgctttaattgtattttgagagaaatgtttcattttaacaggaagggtgatatgtaggaggagctaacatgggaggagtactgagaggaagagaaggagtaagaagaggaggagaagaaggagaggagaagctaggtgatgaaagagagaaataggggggagacagggaggcagatgttcatgtatctccatcagtcaaagacagttgatatatctaggttgggtagtgggttacacctccgactgaacaattccaaacttataaagcctatgattaacatttttttaaaaaatgtataaatgcaaaaaggaaaagggggcatgggataggggtttcctaagggggggaatggggaaaggggatggcatctgaagtgtaaataaaatatctaataaaaaatggaaaaaaagaaaaaaaactcattcAGATATAAGAGGAGTAATCAGTTTGTGTTAGtgccttttctgttgctgtgataaaacaaaatgtttaaggCAAGTTACAGAAGTCTTTCATATGACTTACAGTTCCTAAGGGATATAGGATCATCATGAAAGTGTCATGGCAACAAGTGTTAAACATGGCAGATAATGGAGGGAGTTCAGAGCTCACATCCTGAAGCTGTAGCATTAAAGAGAGTGTGGGATCTAGAAATGGTGTGAGGATGTAAAATCTCTAGTCCACCCCCAGCGACATCTTTCCTCTAGCAACACAGCATTCCCTAAATCTCTAAATGATACCACCAACTGAGCTGAGAAGGATTGGTGTCCTTGACTTCAGGCCGACATGCTTGCTTTCTGTTACATGAGCCAATTCATGATGAAGAAAAACTCTGGTTAGGCCTTCAGATGCTTCAACCCGTGGGTTATAGTGATGAATGCTTATACAAGAAGAACATTCATgaggaaaattttatttgttttaccaCTTGTGCTAGTTTAATTGTGAGATGTCTGTATGTCTttgagtatatgcatgtgcatgctggTTTCCAAGACAATTAAATTGATAGATCTTCTAGTAGTAGGAATTACCAGATGTTGAACACCTGAGATTGTTCCTGGAAATGAATTATCTTAATTGCTTGGTCATGTCTCTAGCcttgtgtactggctggttttgtcagtcgacttgacacaagctggagttatcacagagaaaggagcctcagt includes the following:
- the LOC117713735 gene encoding uncharacterized protein LOC117713735, which gives rise to MLETYRNLSAIGFNWEDRNIEEHHQSSRRHGRMHKSESCDKPSEHPQCKALACHCHAQRHESVHIEKIPCEVIQYVEAFAHHSSLQIHRRTQTLQNPYLSDQFGEACKFANHSHLKSHERINNREKPFECNQCGKAFANHSHLQRHKVIHTGEKPYECIRCGQSFPYHRSLQMHERIHTGEKPYKCNQCDKAFTNHTGLLRHKRTHSGEKPYECNQCGKTFSQHYNLLMHKRTHTGEKPYECNQCGKAFSYHRSLQMHERIHTGEKPYKCNQCDKAFSRHSSLQLHIRTHTGEKPYKCSQCDKAFSQHSHLGMHKRTHTGEKPYECSQCGKTFACHSRLQRHKKIHNVKKAYGYT